A stretch of DNA from Robbsia betulipollinis:
CGGAATCTGCAACGCCAACGGGCCATCGTCCGTGAGCACGGTCTTGGCGCTGCGGCCGTTGCGCTGGTTCGTGGTCTCGGGCGGGCGTTCCGTGCCGGTGGCGTAACCGAGGTGGTGGCCCATCTCAGCGCCCAGGGCCCGCTCGATCAGCGCCTTCTTGAACGCCATCGCGGCATCCTGGACGGCTTCGGCCGTCATCGGGCCTTTTACAAACTGGTCGATCAGCTCCTGGGGAATCGCGGGCAATTTCCGCGGCGGTGTCTTCGGTTTGCGTGCCATGGCTG
This window harbors:
- a CDS encoding transposase, which translates into the protein MARKPKTPPRKLPAIPQELIDQFVKGPMTAEAVQDAAMAFKKALIERALGAEMGHHLGYATGTERPPETTNQRNGRSAKTVLTDDGPLALQIP